One Glycine soja cultivar W05 chromosome 7, ASM419377v2, whole genome shotgun sequence genomic window, CCTCACCGGCAACAACTTCTCCGGCTCCATCCCTGATTCCTTCGGAACCTTCCAGAACCTCGAAGTCCTCTCCCTCGTTTCGAATCTTCTGGAAGGCACAATCCCAGCCTCCTTGGGTAATGTGAGTACTTTGAAGATGCTGAACTTAAGTTACAACCCCTTTTTCCCGGGTCGGATCCCGCCGGAGATTGGAAACCTAACCAACCTTGAAGTACTCTGGCTAACGCAATGCAACCTCGTCGGCGTCATCCCAGCCTCCCTGGGGAGGTTGGGAAGGCTCCAGGATCTGGACCTCGCGCTCAACGACCTCTACGGCTCCATCCCGAGTTCGCTCACTGAGTTAACCAGCTTGAGGCAGATCGAGCTGTACAACAACTCGCTCTCCGGGGAGCTTCCGAAGGGAATGGGGAACCTCTCTAACTTGAGGCTCATCGACGCGTCGATGAACCACTTGACCGGAAGTATTCCGGAGGAGCTCTGTTCACTTCCGTTGGAGAGTCTTAACCTTTACGAGAATCGCTTCGAGGGCGAGTTGCCGGCGAGCATTGCTAATTCGCCGAATTTGTATGAATTGAGGCTTTTCGGTAACCGGCTTACCGGAAGGTTACCGGAGAATCTCGGCAAAAACTCGCCTCTCCGGTGGCTTGATGTTTCCAGCAACCAGTTCTGGGGGCCCATTCCGGCGACGCTGTGTGACAAGGTAGTGCTAGAGGAGCTTCTGGTGATTTACAATCTTTTCTCCGGGGAGATTCCGTCGAGCCTCGGCACGTGCCTGAGCCTGACACGTGTGAGGCTCGGCTTCAACCGGCTCTCCGGGGAGGTTCCCGCGGGGATCTGGGGGCTGCCGCACGTGTATCTCCTCGAGCTTGTGGATAACTCGTTTTCCGGTTCCATTGCGAGGACCATTGCTGGTGCTGCGAACTTGTCGCTGTTGATTTTGTCGAAGAACAACTTCACTGGAACGATTCCCGATGAGGTTGGGTGGTTGGAGAATCTTGTTGAGTTTTCAGCTAGTGATAATAAATTCACTGGTTCTCTTCCTGATAGTATTGTGAATCTTGGGCAGCTCGGGATTCTTGATTTTCATAACAATAAGCTCTCTGGGGAGCTTCCTAAGGGGATTCGTTCGTGGAAGAAGCTCAACGATTTGAATTTGGCGAACAATGAGATTGGTGGGAGGATTCCTGATGAGATTGGGGGTTTGTCCGTGCTGAATTTTCTGGATCTTTCTAGAAACCGGTTTTCGGGGAAAGTGCCTCATGGGTTGCAGAATCTGAAGCTGAATCAGCTCAATTTGTCTTATAATCGGTTATCCGGTGAATTACCTCCTTTGTTGGCTAAGGATATGTACAAGTCTAGTTTTCTAGGGAATCCTGGGTTGTGTGGGGATTTGAAGGGGTTGTGTGATGGTAGAAGTGAGGAGAGGAGTGTGGGTTATGTTTGGCTGCTTCGAACGATTTTCGTTGTTGCCACTTTGGTTTTCCTTGTTGGTGTGGTTTGGTTTTACTTTAGGTACAAAAGTTTCCAGGATGCGAAGAGGGCGATCGATAAGTCAAAGTGGACATTGATGTCGTTTCATAAGCTGGGTTTTAGTGAAGATGagattttgaattgtcttgATGAGGATAATGTGATTGGAAGTGGATCGTCTGGGAAGGTCTACAAGGTTGTGCTTAGCAGTGGGGAGTTTGTGGCTGTGAAGAAGATATGGGGAGGGGTTAGGAAGGAGGTGGAGAGTGGGGATGTTGAGAAGGGTGGTAGGGTTCAGGACAATGCTTTTGATGCTGAGGTTGAAACTTTGGGTAAAATCAGGCACAAGAATATTGTTAAGCTGTGGTGTTGCTGCACCACTAGGGATTGCAAGCTCTTGGTTTATGAATATATGCCTAATGGAAGTCTTGGTGATTTGCTTCATAGCAGTAAGGGAGGGTCGTTGGATTGGCCAACAAGGTACAAGATAGCTGTGGATGCTGCAGAAGGCCTCTCTTATCTGCATCATGACTGTGTTCCCGCAATTGTTCATAGAGATGTGAAATCTAACAATATTTTGTTGGATGGGGACTTCGGTGCGAGGGTGGCTGATTTTGGAGTAGCTAAGGCGGTTGAAACCACACCGATAGGAACTAAATCCATGTCCGTCATAGCTGGCTCTTGTGGCTATATTGCACCAGGTTAGTTAGCAGaaatttcatgtttttcttttttttttttttaattttctcatgTTCATATGAATTTGAGATACATTTAGTGGAAATACTTCTGCATTTTTTGTTAACTCATAGTATATGGCTTGGCGGGTCATTAGAGTAATTTGATTGTTGGTCCATTACATGCTAGAACTTGAAGTGTGTGCATCTTATCCACCTTAGACCCTACAAATCACGATGGTAGTTTCCTGCATGGGCAAcactttttaatgtttttgttgctTAGTGACAAGTGGTTTGTTCTTGTTGGCATTATAGCTCATCTTTGTATTAGTACTAGTATTATAATATCATGATATAGATATAAGATACTACATGTTCTAGATACAGGTTGTCTggcatcttttgatttttcttttgcagtcaaaacatttttgtttctttggaGCCAAACTAACACGAACCTTTTCTCCTGCTGCAGAATATGCATACACTCTTAGAGTGAATGAGAAGAGCGACATATACAGTTTTGGGGTTGTCATACTCGAGTTGGTCACCGGAAAACACCCAGTGGACCCTGAATTTGGGGAGAAAGACTTGGTTAAGTGGGTGTGCACAACCTGGGACCAGAAAGGTGTGGACCATTTAATTGACTCAAGGCTTGATACTTGTTTCAAAGAAGAGATTTGCAAGGTCTTCAACATTGGACTCATGTGTACTAGTCCTCTTCCCATCAACCGGCCTTCAATGAGAAGAGTGGTGAAGATGTTGCAAGAGGTTAGCACAGAGGACCAAACCAAGCCTGCCAAGAAAGATAGCAAGTTATCCCCTTATTACTATGACGATGCCTCGGATCATGGAAGTGTTGTTTAATGAAGACTTGCAAGGGTTGGACTATTTGATGATCCTGAAAGGGGGAGTTCGAAGCTTTTCTTTTACTATAAGAGCCATCTTCCCTCCATGTTTTCCGCGCATGCTTTGCTTTACAAAGTTGACTAAAGAAAAGAGAATTAGAGTATAGGATTTTTTTCAGGGTGGAAAATAGAGGCTTGAGGAGTTGATGTTTTACCCTATAAAGTATGTCAATATCAAGAAGCTTCCCTACCAAAGTTAAATTGGTGTTCGCATTACAAACTTATATTCAGAAATCAAAAAAATGATTGTGGTTATTTCCATCGTTAAAAAGTTTACTTTTGGAGTAGATTTATTAGAAAGACTTTTTAGCTGACTCTGGCATGGGCCAGGGGAGTTTTAAAATTGCAATATCAATGAGACAATGACTTCCAAAttctgtattatatatatatttttttaataaaatttttaacctTTTGTTTCTAGAAAGGAAAGGTGCTCTTGAACCTACGATTTATCTGAAATGGGGATCTGAGAAACCACATAAATACAGTCCTATAATTAGATAGAGGAAAATACTATCCTAGCTATGCTTCCCCTTTAACAGCTTCAAAATTCTATAAGCAGCACACTACAGTAATTTCAGTTCACTCATGTTAGGTGATATCCCTAAATGGGGAATCTATAGCCTGCCCATGCTTAAATGCTTATAATTTTCTAGATATTCCAGCTTAAATGTTTTGACTGTTCTCAGCTTGTGAATTTACTTCTCACGGTGCTCAAACAAGTGTCCTGGGTACAGCTATAAGATCTGAGTCAATGAGGTTGTTAGGCAAGCTTTTTCTCTGGGCCCCTCTCTTTAAATTGTTTGTTTCATCCATTTGGGCTCCCTTCTACtttatttattaatgattaatggTGATGGGGTATTTATATATCCATTTGGAAAATGACTAAGAGTCTTTGGGTTAGATTTCAGTTGAACATAATTCACGTTTTTTTAATCTGAGTGTTATTAGTTCTCTATTTTGGGCAGTGGAATGTGCAAACAGATATTTGGTGCTTCTGGGTGTGTGTTGAGAAAAGCTACATTAAAGGTAACTTACGTTTCCACAGAAGTAACAAGGTAGTTATTTCTACTTTTGTTGCATTGGAATGCACTAACGTTCGATTGAAGGGTTTCAAATGGAAACCCAAATACATGATTTCTGTGAGAGAGCTTCGGTGTTGAACGTGATTTAAGTACAAATCAAACTGTGTTCGTATTGGCGTTTAGCATGCTGAACGCCAAAACTTCCTCtcaataaaattatgttaaacGTGTATTGGAATGTGAGAAATGCATACCAAATACACACTGAAACGGCAatccaaacaaacaaatgataagGTGTTGTGGTAGTGATTTTTTTGCTGCATATAGAAGTGGAATTGTGCATGTTCTTGCCAGTTCTTATTATATCTAGTGGTTATTTCTATGTGAAGCACTTTATTGTCTGGAGAAAGATAAACGAGATTGATAAAACATTGAACCTTTTAATCACTCCACTTTTTAAAGTTCTCTGTAGAGTAGCACAGCACCAACCAAGCAGTGTGACACTGTTATTATAACTGATTGTTGTGTTTCTTTGGCTGTGTTTTGCTTTGTCTGATGACTTGTAGCTACTACAATGCTCCGTAGTTCCTGCCAAATGCACCATAATTCACACAGCTTTTCATGGATCTTGTTTAATGACTCCAGAAACGTGCCAATCATGCATGTAGTTTTGAAAACCACTAGTGTAGTGAGAGCCAAATGCAAAGACAAATGCATGGGTCATAAATGCTGAGGATGTAGGACCATTCCGTGGCTAAGTGGCTCAGTCGTATACTATTGTCCATATTATTCGCAAACGTACCACTGCAAATTTTGTTCCCATGATCTTTTACCAATAATATTTACTGATCCatggaattcaaattttgtgTCCAATAGTTTGGTCATTCAAATAAAATGCTGTCACAACCACCATTATGTCTTTTTTTAACATATGGGGCCTCTAtgtggttatgctttcactctCAATCTCATACGTGTATCACGTCCATATCAATTGTGAAACTTTCattcccttttttgtttttattttttttaagggttagatgtaattttgttctttttatattttaaaatctatagTTTTTGTTCTTTGGTGTTAAAGTAgacatgtaatttttatattttttaaaatccacaaatttagtctctttattttaaaaaagacgTTCAGCCTTTCAGTTttgtaaaattcataattttaatcctttcatcaaatttaaaacattaatcgGTAAGAGATAAACATGATGTAATACAAATTTGGTAACAAAAcatgagataattttttaaattcatattataGTCAACCTTAATATCTTAAAACGGCAACActttcaatttaataaaaaaaaagatcaaaattttagattttataaaattgagggACTAAatgtcattattttaaaatagggaTCATAATtacagattttaaaaaatatgagaactaattgtttatattttaaaataaaaaaatattaaaattatagattttaaaaaataagaggaacaaaattatattataaacttttttttattctacttttatatatatatatatatattttatttaattctctTATTGCGGCGAATAGATCCATTCAACCTAGCATCCACAATATGTTGAGTTAGATTGTAAATTATGACTTGCTACTGAAATGAACCAgtctatattaattaaatattttaacaactTATGTTAACTAACTGGTTTGAATTCAGTTGAGTCACTTTAAGCCTCGGTGATCTCACGGAATTTGAAATGAACATGGATCACAAGTTGAGAATCTATATATGCTTCTTTAATGGTCTTTGTTTACCAAATAGAGCAAAGATAATAATCGGTTTGGAActttcaattgaaaataaacTATACAAAATTGAGCTGGAACTAACTTACCATTTTAACCAAATCAAGATCGATCGAGCTTGGTTGAGCTAACACTTAAGAGTTTAAAATTGGATTTGGTAATTAAAGTTGCGAACGTTCTTGTGAGATCGCGCTATTTTACAACCATTCAGGTTAATTTACAATTAGGAGCAAGGTGgttaaatttatatgttttataattGGAGTTGTTAACTTGTTACTTTGATTTCAATTGTGAATACTTCATTGATTGAGTGAATTGAGTCATTTTCAGTTGTTGGTTGACAATAGTTTTAATTTAGGTCATGGAAGAAGTTTAACTAttcagtattttatttttttgtttggttaagAA contains:
- the LOC114419588 gene encoding receptor-like protein kinase HSL1; this translates as MTNPKPLIVIVYILLSLLATTTTTTLVSCLNQEGLYLYQLKLSFDDPDSRLSSWNSRDATPCNWFGVTCDAVSNTTVTELDLSDTNIGGPFLANILCRLPNLVSVNLFNNSINETLPLEISLCKNLIHLDLSQNLLTGPLPNTLPQLVNLKYLDLTGNNFSGSIPDSFGTFQNLEVLSLVSNLLEGTIPASLGNVSTLKMLNLSYNPFFPGRIPPEIGNLTNLEVLWLTQCNLVGVIPASLGRLGRLQDLDLALNDLYGSIPSSLTELTSLRQIELYNNSLSGELPKGMGNLSNLRLIDASMNHLTGSIPEELCSLPLESLNLYENRFEGELPASIANSPNLYELRLFGNRLTGRLPENLGKNSPLRWLDVSSNQFWGPIPATLCDKVVLEELLVIYNLFSGEIPSSLGTCLSLTRVRLGFNRLSGEVPAGIWGLPHVYLLELVDNSFSGSIARTIAGAANLSLLILSKNNFTGTIPDEVGWLENLVEFSASDNKFTGSLPDSIVNLGQLGILDFHNNKLSGELPKGIRSWKKLNDLNLANNEIGGRIPDEIGGLSVLNFLDLSRNRFSGKVPHGLQNLKLNQLNLSYNRLSGELPPLLAKDMYKSSFLGNPGLCGDLKGLCDGRSEERSVGYVWLLRTIFVVATLVFLVGVVWFYFRYKSFQDAKRAIDKSKWTLMSFHKLGFSEDEILNCLDEDNVIGSGSSGKVYKVVLSSGEFVAVKKIWGGVRKEVESGDVEKGGRVQDNAFDAEVETLGKIRHKNIVKLWCCCTTRDCKLLVYEYMPNGSLGDLLHSSKGGSLDWPTRYKIAVDAAEGLSYLHHDCVPAIVHRDVKSNNILLDGDFGARVADFGVAKAVETTPIGTKSMSVIAGSCGYIAPEYAYTLRVNEKSDIYSFGVVILELVTGKHPVDPEFGEKDLVKWVCTTWDQKGVDHLIDSRLDTCFKEEICKVFNIGLMCTSPLPINRPSMRRVVKMLQEVSTEDQTKPAKKDSKLSPYYYDDASDHGSVV